The genomic interval AATCGCTTCATTTACTCATTCACTTCTTAAGATATTATAAAGCAATCCTGCTATCTCAAATGTTGTCTTTGAAGTGGTTAAAATAGTTATATTTTCCGATTCAGCCTTTTTCACCGTATCAGTCTCAGGAAGTCTGCCATTTGTTATAACTATGCAAGAAAGACCTTTTATTACTGCAACAGCCACTATGTTTGGATGTGTCTGGAGGGTTATCCATAATTCACCATCTTTACTGTGAGCCATTACATCCGAAAGAAGATCACTTATGTAGCACCCTGTTACATACTTATGCATATCACCGCTCACCCTTATATCTAATCCTATTTTTTCAATAATATCACTGACCTTGAGCATATCAATCCTTTCTCATATATATAACTATTTCGAGGGTTGTCCCCTCACCCACAACAGAATCTATCTTGAATCTATCTGCATTTTTCTTTATATTAGGCAGTCCCATGCCCGCGCCCCATCCCATCTCCCTTACCCAATCAGGAGCTGTTGAATATCCTTCCTGCATTGCCAGTTCAATATCCTCTATACCTGGTCCCATATCTGTTAATATTATCCTTATTTCTCCATTGTTAACAACATAGTGCATTGTTCCTGCCACTGCATGTATTATGATATTCATCTCTGCCTCAAATGCAGCAATTGATGCTCGTCTAATAATATCTTGTGACACTCCCAGCTTTGACAGGGTGCTCTTTAATTCGCTCGAGGCAGCACCTGCATTCGTAAAATCTCCTCCCATAAGTTGAAAACAACCCTCTACATTCATTACTCCTCCAGACAACTCCTCAACCCTCCGACATAAAGCATCCCACATACTGTAAATGCAGGCAGATGCGTTACCATCAATGCAATGTTTTTTTCTTTTGCAAGCTCTATCATATCCTTCTCCATCTTCTTTCCAAGCACCATAAGAACAGCAGCAATATCTGCTATCTCTGCTGTCCTAATTACCTGGGTCTGATTCAAGGCAGTCACAAGCAAAGCACCTTTCGCTGCAAATCTGAGCACATCACTCATAAGATCTGAACTGCAAACTGATACTATGTCTATAGAATCAGCCTTGCCTTTAACAATTATTTCTCCATCGATCAGTCCTGCTATGTCTTTGAGTTTCATATTCAATTCCTATCTGTTTTGACTACAGGCAGACGAATAAAAAAGCTTGCTCCACGGCCCTGCTCACTTTTCACAAAAATCTGTCCATCGTGTTTTTTGATAATGCCATAGCTCACAGCAAGCCCTAATCCTGTACCTTTCCCAGCAGGCTTTGTTGTAAAGAAAGGTTCAAATATCCTGCCCTTAATGTCTTCGGGAATACCCGGACCTGTGTCAGTAAATTCAATCTCAACAAATCTGCTATCTCCATCTGTTATCATTCTCGATGCAATAGTTATCTTGCCTTTTTCTTCCATTGCATCTGCTGCATTTATAAGAAGATTGAGAAATACCTGCTGAATCTGATTGGGATCTACACTTACAGCAGGAATAGTTTTATCAAGTTGCACATCAAAGACAATATTGTAAAATTTTGCCTGATTCCTTACCATTGACAATATATTTTCTATCAATGTATTTATGTCAATATCTGCCTTTTCAGATGCAGTCTTTCTCGAAAAACCTAAAAGCCCTCGTACAATCTTAGAACACCTCTCTGCCTGGTCTATGATGACCTTCAAATCTTCTGCATCCTGCGTATTTTCCGGGGGTATGCGTTTCATCATTAAGTGTGCAAATGTAACTATACCTGTTAAAGGGCTATTCAATTCGTGAGCAACACCTGCAGCCATTCTGCCGAGGGATGCAAGCTTCTCAGCATTTATCAGTTGTTCCTGCGCCTTTACTATCTCTGCTGTCTTTTTCTGCACCTCTTCTTCAAGGCTCTTTGTCCAGTTCTCCATCTTGTCTCTGTACTGTCTGAGTTCCTCCACCATTAAATTAAAGGAGTTAGCCAGCATTCCTATCTCGTCTTTTGTCTTAAGATTAATCCTGTAATCCATATCTCCCTGAGATAGCTTGTTCATTCCATCAACCAAAAATGATAATGGCTTTGTGACAAGATTATAAAGGATTATGCATAAAAGGAAGGATATCGTAATAACAAAAAAGCCACCATAAAACAACACGACCCCGAGTTTAATGTCAGGGTTTTGCTTGATAAATACATAAGCAAAAACAAGACCAACAATAAGCATCATTGCGCCTATTGCCAATATAAGTTTGCCTGTAAGGGAATTCAGGGATTTTTTTTGCATTATTAATCATACCCCTACAGGCAGCATGTAGTCAATAAATGGATAGCAAGCACTTGCCTAAAATTGCCGATAGAAATAGAAAACTATTTTT from Dissulfurispira thermophila carries:
- a CDS encoding DRTGG domain-containing protein, which translates into the protein MLKVSDIIEKIGLDIRVSGDMHKYVTGCYISDLLSDVMAHSKDGELWITLQTHPNIVAVAVIKGLSCIVITNGRLPETDTVKKAESENITILTTSKTTFEIAGLLYNILRSE
- a CDS encoding ATP-binding protein translates to MNVEGCFQLMGGDFTNAGAASSELKSTLSKLGVSQDIIRRASIAAFEAEMNIIIHAVAGTMHYVVNNGEIRIILTDMGPGIEDIELAMQEGYSTAPDWVREMGWGAGMGLPNIKKNADRFKIDSVVGEGTTLEIVIYMRKD
- a CDS encoding DRTGG domain-containing protein, which encodes MKLKDIAGLIDGEIIVKGKADSIDIVSVCSSDLMSDVLRFAAKGALLVTALNQTQVIRTAEIADIAAVLMVLGKKMEKDMIELAKEKNIALMVTHLPAFTVCGMLYVGGLRSCLEE
- a CDS encoding HAMP domain-containing sensor histidine kinase; this encodes MQKKSLNSLTGKLILAIGAMMLIVGLVFAYVFIKQNPDIKLGVVLFYGGFFVITISFLLCIILYNLVTKPLSFLVDGMNKLSQGDMDYRINLKTKDEIGMLANSFNLMVEELRQYRDKMENWTKSLEEEVQKKTAEIVKAQEQLINAEKLASLGRMAAGVAHELNSPLTGIVTFAHLMMKRIPPENTQDAEDLKVIIDQAERCSKIVRGLLGFSRKTASEKADIDINTLIENILSMVRNQAKFYNIVFDVQLDKTIPAVSVDPNQIQQVFLNLLINAADAMEEKGKITIASRMITDGDSRFVEIEFTDTGPGIPEDIKGRIFEPFFTTKPAGKGTGLGLAVSYGIIKKHDGQIFVKSEQGRGASFFIRLPVVKTDRN